One Candidatus Zixiibacteriota bacterium genomic window, CGGTCGACATGCACTCCGACCAGATACTGAACATCTCGTCGTCGCGAGTTTTAGAGTTGATCACGAGGTCGGCTCGTCCGGCGCGAATCATAGTTGTGAAGGTGTTCAGCAGATATGGATCGAAAGCCGTTCCGGATTCCGAGAGCATGATCGAGAGAGCTTTCTCGGTATCGTAGGCTTTACGGTAGACGCGGTCGGACGTGAGGGCATCGAATACGTCGGCGATACAGATGATGCGTGCTCCGAGCGGAATGTCGTCCCCCTTGAGTCCCGAAGGATAACCTCGGCCGTCGAGCCGTTCATGATGATGCAGGATCAGGGGGAAAAGGTCCCAGGGGAATTCTTTGCCTCGGAGCACCTCGATTCCAAGCTCGGGATGCTTGCGGATCGCCATAAATTCCGAGTCGGTCAGTTTCCCGGCCTTCTTCAGGATGGCATCCTCGATCCTGACTTTACCAAGGTCGTGAAGCAGAGCACCCGCAACGATGGTTTTAAGCTGGAAAGTTTTCATCCCGAGTTCTTTGGCCAGCAGCAACGCCAGGGAAGCGACTCGATCGGAGTGACCCTTGGTGTATTTGTCTTTGCGATCGACATCTTTTGCCATCGAGTCGAAAATGTCGAGATACAACTGCTCGATCGACGCGATAACTTTCTCGGTCTGCTCGCGGCGGCCTTCGGCCTTGACCGATCGATACAGGGCGTATGAGGATTCGAGATCGTTGAGAGCATCGTCTTTGTGGTCCATCTCGTTGTGCAGCTTGCCGCGTTCGAGCAGAATTTCCGCTTCAAGGAATTGGGCGCGGATTTGACGGGCGATGTCGATAGCTTTGTTAAAGGAATCGCGCGAGGCGAGATAATCGCGTTCCTGTCGCCGAATTTTACCGAAGATTTTATGGGTCTCGGCCAGATGACCGTTAATCACGTTGTCCTCGGTGAGACGTTTCTGGGCAGCTTCACAATGCTGACGGGCTTCTTCCAAATCGCCGTCCTGCTGGAGTAAGTCGGCCAGGTTGAGGTCAACAATCAGTTTGAGGGAGGCATCCTTGATCTGAAGCGCAGTCTCGTAAGCGCTCCGGAAATGAGTGCCTGCTTCTTGGTACCTTTCCTGCTCGATGCAGGTAATACCTATATTGTTTTCGGTATAA contains:
- a CDS encoding tetratricopeptide repeat protein; this translates as MPGRHDNEDPSKRLNKDQQLTRRSSASSETDWQETIANLMTLANEAAAGFDYDRAIGYLKTVEDIWASKEVGLLSPELRFSLHQEKGRIFAKQGKLKEAIDEYQKVLEFCRDSDQLKIRSETFIQIGQLLAKQGEHDRALGYIQRAIGAYRRLGDKEGTCRALRNLGVVYVDLGEFEEAEINYDEAISLARDLGEQTLYADLVNNLGTINNMKGDRERALVLYAESLDIYRTNNEIRKAAYTENNIGITCIEQERYQEAGTHFRSAYETALQIKDASLKLIVDLNLADLLQQDGDLEEARQHCEAAQKRLTEDNVINGHLAETHKIFGKIRRQERDYLASRDSFNKAIDIARQIRAQFLEAEILLERGKLHNEMDHKDDALNDLESSYALYRSVKAEGRREQTEKVIASIEQLYLDIFDSMAKDVDRKDKYTKGHSDRVASLALLLAKELGMKTFQLKTIVAGALLHDLGKVRIEDAILKKAGKLTDSEFMAIRKHPELGIEVLRGKEFPWDLFPLILHHHERLDGRGYPSGLKGDDIPLGARIICIADVFDALTSDRVYRKAYDTEKALSIMLSESGTAFDPYLLNTFTTMIRAGRADLVINSKTRDDEMFSIWSECMSTDGERQSSVSSPND